In Glycine max cultivar Williams 82 chromosome 10, Glycine_max_v4.0, whole genome shotgun sequence, the DNA window CGAGCAATCATACCTAGGCGGCTAGGTCTAATTTAGTTCTAAATcccattttgtaattaaatatattttacgtTTGCGTCGTGAGTTGCATTACACGCAATGAAATAATAGTGGGCTAAATTTGGTCAAATACACAAGTCGCACATGGACGATGGATTGAAAAAACAAACTCCATTAAAGTAAACGTCAAAGTAAGAAACTATAAAttcatttattgtttctttaacgcgcttgtaaaaaaaataaaaataaatggaacATTAACGCGTTTATAATTTGTAAACGAAACCGACGTGTATCTTcctattagttataaattaaaagtaatatttccGTTACTTCTGTTTCCTTTATCTGTCATTTTCAAGGTTTTTTTTGGCTGCAAGTCATTTTcaaggaaatttttttatttctatttagttgttatttttaaattctatattaataatattattatttcctGAATTATCCTTAATAAAGAAAGAGTATTTTTGGTTTAAGaaagaaagtgaaagaaaaggaagaagatgaatgaaaagTAAGAAATTTTTGTAGAATGTTTGATAAGaaggaatttaaaaaaaaaaaaagtaaaatatgcatataaaatatataacacaAGTTTGTCAAGAATGGAAATTCCACTTTTCATCCTCATGGGTATGTCTAATAGATTCCATTGGGAATTTAGATATCTATATGTGTATTTGGAAAGACGTTCAAATCATGTTCAATCGAAAGGTTCTCGCGTTCTGATGTAAAAATTAAGTCTAAAGCATCTCTTAAGTGCCACTTTTGCGCAAATGTTGGTTGCGTTCTGTTGGACTCTTAGGCAAACAGAGACTATACCTTAGCATTTGATTTTCCAACACAGCCTAGctggacaaaaaaaattagtattttgacTAAATTGCTAAAATATGAAGCTAAGAATTACCATGAGCTCTACAAATTATTTGTGTCTTTCTCGCTAACTGATAGTATTTTTCCGGAAAAGATCATAGTCCCTTCATCAGTTCCTGCCCCACTCAGATTTATAAGTCTGTTTTAGTTGATTATAAATAGGTgtatattagaaaaatataaataattttaacataactagttaaaaaaaatcacttttcttAGTATATTGTAACTTAATTTAACAATCGATAGAAAGAAATAACACGAGTAACTCAAACATAAGTTTGGCAGTAACTGAGTTAAGCTAACAAGTTTTAGCCATAAACAACAAATATCTCGTAAATTCGTTGAAGTTAGTTTTATAACACATGCATTAATAAATGCTTGTTAGGTCATGTGATAAAGTAAGAAGgaatttaatttatcttaagTAAGGTTTGATGTTTGGTTTTAGTaatggaaaaagaaaggatACTTTCctcatttaattttgtatacGAGAAAAAttagagaggaaagaaaaaaaaatggtgagtCTCACACCAAAATCTATTCTTTTCAATTCGGAAACAAAATGTTACactgaaaaaaaacaaaagatactTAGTGTATTTggtttccattttcattttttgttttcattttttaaaaattgttttcatttttaaaatattagaattctaaagatatgtttaatttgatttcttattttttgattttaggaaataaaaacattgaaaatttatgatatattgacttcttgtcttttttgtatttttaaatttgcttaaaattacattcattgtcatcttattttcattttacttaAAATGAGATTCCTGTTTTCAactgaaaacactgaaaataaaattttattgttttcattttctgattgttttttattttcattttcactgaaaatattttcaaaaatctaatcaaacacattttcatcaccattttctattttcagtgaaaatgaaaacagaaaacaggcAAACCAAACACCCTCTTAGCTCTTTTAATCAGCATTGACCATTGGGTAACACAATAATTTCTCAGTATCATTATTAAAATAAGgcttaaatacatatttttagttCTGACAATTTAACTTTGCTTTTCATccttgtgaaaaaaaatagttttaatttttatacttttttttttgtttttaaagagATTTAAATAGCACTTTAAatagtgaaaaaatatttaaattattttaataaaaaaaataaaacaaaaataattttgtaaaagattaaaacaattttttaagaacaaaaaagtaaaaagataattaattacaggaactaaaaacatatttaaaagttaGAATACTATTTCATGAATCAAAatgaagtaattttaaaattttaaattgaaaagtcTTACctgtttataatttatatattttaacttatattttattattaatattattttaaaaaatattgcttaattttttttatataatacttgTTATGTACTCCATTTGGTTTTGTATATATAACAACcagaaaaaatgaatgaaaaagttcTGTAAGTTATTTAATCAtaacttattatttataataaatttgttgatttttaaaataattattttaaagtaattcaaattataatatgtgATTAGATGATACTATAAAACTGATTTGCACATCATATACATTAAACTCATTTAtagttttcttaaatatttgaaaaattatttactaataaaaaataaaaatctgaaGTCATTTAAAGAGAATTGACTATAATTAAGTTGCACTTCTCCTTAATTAGCTATTATGGTTTAAATGTTATACTGAAGAGAACTAATTTCTCTAATAAATATTgcaccagttttttttttttttgaagtaacTCCAGGTTAAAAAGGAACGTAATCTCAACTGAGATGAAAATTGCATGAAAATAATTTCACCATAAAAAAGTCAAAACTTgaagtaaattttatatatttcaaattcatCACTGCTCAAAATCAACTCACAGGTCACAACACACTATCTCGTATTAAAAAGACCATTCAAGTCCTTTGACTTAGGAACGTTCTAAAAAGATCATTTCGCTGTTTAGCAGAGTTTgaacaaatttatataaaaaattagattctGAAAGAGCATATTTGTATACGTACTGTATGAATTAACTAGTTCttcttaacaaaattatatatatatatatatatatatatatatatatatatatatatatatatatatatatatatatatatacactactCAATCCTGCCCGATTAAGTTGAGTGTATGTAAATTATTAAGTAATAATACACTAGCTTCGGAAAGCAAACAACGCTCTCAAATttgtttatgaaattatatcGCAACTCGATCTTTACCATGTTTTGCTCAAGTTTCAAATTGTGAATATATTTAAGGCCATGTATCAATAGAAATCTGGTCGCATAGGTATCATCAATATGAATTGTTTCACATTTTTCTTTAGCAACAACCGAAACTTAATACTTTAATCTAGCACTCTTAATTATTGcactagaaaaacaaacaacTCTCTGaaattactgataaaaaaactgttaatgaaattatttatatagcAACTCTTGTGTTGCTCAAGTTTCAAATGGTAAATAATACTCaggccacacacacacacacacatatatatatatatatatatatatatatatatatatatatatatatatatatatcaataaatctAGTTGCGTAGGTAACAAGTCCTGGATGAAAAACCAGTCTTGTGTCCTCATTTGTCtccacaaaataacaaaaaacaaaaagcaaGTCAATATCAATGCACCAACAATAAGTAGTGGAGGCAAAAAAGGCAGAAGAGTAGAACTAGAAGCAAGCTAACTTTGCTGAACATGCCGGCTCCACATACGTCAACTGTGCCAAAcagcatataaataaattaagtgcCTCTAATGGGACCTTTGGTTTTGACTTCCAGACAAGAAGCCAAACACAAACTTAGCTCAGACATGTGGACACAACCTAAGCAGCCTCCATTTAAACTAGTAATATAATAGTAACACTTTCTAGAACGAGAGAATTGTTATATCTCCATGCATAAGTATAGTTTCATCTAGAAGTACTTTGaattatgaatattatattatatgaccTCCTTTTTTAGCCTTTGGCGCCTGCTCCTTCTAGATGGTTGGTTAATCATACTGTTAAATTCGACTATaccttgttatttatttattctttttcatcTAGATGCAGGTATCGACTTTATCAACACAGCTAGCTTCAAGTACTTctgtctttctctctctatttctCTTCCATATATACTGGGAATATTATTGAACAGATCAAGACACCCCCATAAGCAGCAAAAccttataagagaaaaaaaaatattcttcacaCTCGATCTTGTGTGTTCGTATATTAATTATTcccttttgtttctttcttattGCTATCAATGGCGACTAAAGAATTATTTCACTCATCAGATCAAGAAGAAGCAGTAAATGAAGAAAGCACTCTACTGCAGCATGAGGTAGATCCatacgaagaagaagaaactcTATCTCTTTCTGACCTTCCAATTTACAGTGGCGCCTCAATTTCAGCTAGATGGGGTGGTGatttctccaaagaagatggaAAAAACTTTGTTGACGATGACGACGATAATTTGTTCGAGTTCTTCAGTGAAGAATTCACCGCATCATCAACCAATTATGCAACCGCAGAGAATATAATCTTCTGCGGCAAACTCATCCCCTTCAAAGATATTAATCCTCCACGTGGTGATCAGAGCAATATCAATGTCCAAAAGGGTATTACAAAACGCAGTTCAAAGGGTTCAAAGAGTAGTTTTGCAGCCAGTGACTACTCATCATCGGTTGGGAAGGTGTCACTGGTGAGGAGTCCCACAAAGTCAAGATGGTTTTTGTTCATGTTTGGGATGTCAAAGTTGTCCATCACCACTGAGATGGAACTCAAAGACATTAGAAATAGGCAAAGCCGCCGCCGGAGGGGACCCACGGCGACGATGATGATTCCGGCTGCGCCggaaaatggaaaagaagagGTGGCTGCTGTGAAGGAGAAGAGAAGCAGCTGCAAAGGGATGTGGAAGATGTTCAGATCAATCTCTATGGTGTTAGGTTGCCATAGTAGTAATAAGATTGCAAACGACGTAGTAAAGGCTGCTTTTGTGTGACTTTTTTGAACGTGTCACGTGCCTCTAGAACATGCACCTACTACTCCAATTTGATCCGCACTTAGGGTTCATGAAGTTAGTTAGCTAGGGTTCAAAGGTTTTGtacttgaatttaatttatatattgattgatgttattatatatataaattaaactcaaagTACGATATATTGGAAAATAAATCATTTCACACTTATATACAGATATGAAcagaaaatatatttcaatgaAATTTTGTATGTATTTTCTTATTAAGCACTTATACATCTATATCTTTATATagtacttttataaaaaaattattataatagaaaatagaaaccagtataaaactaatAATACTCTAACCAACTATTGTTGATAATAGCCTTACTTATATTTGGATTAAACTTAAATTTCCCTTAATCTAAATCATTACAAGATATAACTCTCAACTTTATTCTGAGCTTTACAAATCTGTCAGACCTAATTGTCGTAGTTAGTATGTCAGCTAGCTGAATTTCCGTTGAACACTATGTCATTTCAAGCTTTCCATTATTCACATGCTCCCTTAGAAAATTGAATCTGATTTCTATGTGCTTACTTCTCCTATGTGAGACTGGATTTTTAGCTAAATTAATAGCTGACTTGTCATCAAGTAGGAATTTTAATAGGTTTCTTTGCTTCAAACTTCAATTCATCTAACAATGAATCTAGCCAAATAGTTTGGCAAGTAGCATATGAGCTTGTTATATATTCAACCTCACAGGAAGACAAGGCCATCACAGGTTGCTTCTTAGAGCACCAGGAAACTGGAGCACCTAAAAATTTGAACAAGTACCCTGTAGTGCTTCTCCTAACTGTTTTGTCTCCACATCAATCTGAATCAGAATACCCCAGTAAACTCACTGTTCCCTAGTCTATCTTCCTAGTAAACAAAACACCATATTCCAATGTTCCCTTCACATACCTCAAAATCCTTTTGGCAGCCGTCAAATGAGACTCCTATGGATTATTCATGAACCTACTGATTAAACTAACAACAAAGGAGAGGTTAGGTCTATTGTTACATAGGTACTTCTAGGAGCCAACTAGTTGCTTATACATGGTTGGATCCactacttcttcttcttctgctatTTCCAATTTTGTATTAACCTCTGCTGGAGTATTTGCAAGATTGCAATCTGCCATAtcaaatcttttcaatacatcATTAGCATACTTCTGCTAGTGAAGCATAATTCCCTCTAAGGTAGTTACAAATTCTAACCCAAGCAAATAAGCTAGAGTACCAAGGTTTGTCATGTCAAATTCCTGCATCATTTGTGCCTTAAAGAACTCAATACCCTTTAATTCATTGCCTGTTACTAGTAGATCATCTTCATACAAGCAAATCAGAATCACACTTGTCTCCTTCTTCACATAAACACTATATTCAACCGAACATTTCTTGAATCCACTTTGAATCAAGAATGTGTCAATCCTTCTATTCCACGCCTTGGGAGCTTTCTTTAGGCCATACAATGCCTTGTTAAGCCTATACACTTTGTCTTCCATTCCTTCTTTCACAAAGTCTGGTGGTTGAGTCACAAAAACAGATTCCTCTAATGGACCATTCAGAAAAGTAGATTTTGCATCTATGTAAAACAGTGCCCAATTGTGGTTGCTAGCCATTGCTACTACTAGTCTAACAATCTCGATTCTTGCCACTAGTGCATAAACCTCAAAATAGTCTATGCCAGGTTTTTGAAGGAAGCCTCTTGCCACAAGCCTTGCCTTATGCTTTGCAACAGTGCCATTGAGATTCAATTTCAACTTGAACACCCATTTCACACCAATTGCTCTCTTCTTATTTGGTAAGTCAACTAGCTCCTAAGTGTTATTCTTTTCAATAACATTCAACTCTTCTAGCATTGCGTTCTTCCAAACCTGATCTTGTAATGCTTCGTCATGACTAATTGGTTCTGCATCTTCTAGTAATGCAAAGTGAACCAATTCTCCTTCTTCTATTACCTCAATATCACTTCCCATTTCAAAATCATAGTATTTAGTTGGCATCCTTATCTCTCTTTGTGGCCTTTGATTTTGTGGTGATTCTGCCTCTGTATTTATTTCTGCGTTTATAGTGCTAACCTCATTCTGATATTCTTCAATTGTTGATATCATTGGTTTGATTTCCCACCTTTGTCTGCTCCAGTCCCATGCCTCTGACTCATTGAAGTATACATCTCTACTGATTTCAACCTTTTGCTTGTGTGGATTATAGAGTCTATAGGCACCAGTAACATGATAGCCTATCAGTATCATTGGTTCACTTCTGTCTTTCAATTTCCTCCTTTTGGCATCAGGAATGTGTTTGTAGCATAGGGATCCAAAGATCCTGAGATGACTAACCAGTGGCTTTCTTCTAGACCAAACCTCTTCTGGGACTTTCTCTTTCAATCTCTTAGTAGGACATCTGTTCAACAGATAAGTTGTTGTGCTCACAACTTCTCCCCAGAATGAATGAGGTAGCTTCTTCTGCTTCAGCATGCTCATTGCCATGTCAAGGATAGTTCTATTTCTTCGTTTTGCCAAGCCATTGTGTTGTGGTGTATAAGGTTTCATTACCTCATGAATTATTCCATGTTGCTCACAATAGGTGTTGAATGCCTTGGAAGTGTATTCACCACCTCCATCTGTCCTCAAAACCTTCAAAGCCTTGAATTTCTGGAAAACTGAGAACACCTCATCTTTTGCCTTGATCAAGTATAACCACATCATTCTGCTGTGCTCATCTACAAATGATGTGAAGTACTTGTTCTCACCCAATGATGGTACCTCAAAAGGACCACACACATCAGAATGCACAACACCAAGTACACTGGAAGCTCTCATTGGCAAATGGGAATTAAAGGAATTTCTTGGTTGCTTGCCAATGAGACACACATCACACACCTTCTCTGGTACATTTAATTTTGGCAGACCTATAACCATATTATTAGTTACTAACATATTCAAACTTTTGAAATTCAAGTGACCAAACCTGAGATGCCAAAGCCAACTCAATTGGTTGATCTCTGTAGCCATTAAACATTATACTTCTGCTGCCTTAATGTTGGCTTGAAAGGTTCTATTTCTTGAGAGTGGAGATCTCAAGACTAGCTTCAGATTAGGATCAAACAATTCCAACATTCCATCCTTCATTGACACAAAGAATCCCTTTTCCACCAGTTGGCCTACATTCATCAGATTGCATCTCATCCCAGGAACATATAACACATTTTCAATGAATGTTgtttttccatcctttctctgAATAAGAATGTTCCTTGTGCCTTCTGCCTTTTCCTTTCTTCCATTTCTTCTTGTTTCCATCATTCTTGGTAAATTGGGCCTGCATTGCTTGTTTCAAATCCCTTGAATTTGCTATTTCAATCAACCTCTGCTGATGGGCTTCAAGAGAATTTTGTAGTTCTTCAATCTTTAATCTTTCAAGATCCTTCGATTCTTCAACTGCTACCACAATGTGATCAAATCGAGGAGACAAAGTTCTCAAGATCTTTTCAAGAATCATTTGATCTGACAATGATTCTCCACAAGTCTTCATTGAATTTACCAACAGCTGCATTCTGTTGAAGTAATCAACCATTGTTTCCTGATCACTCATTGAGAGGAGTTCGTATTGCCTCCTTAAAGATTGCAACTTCACCTTTTTGGTCTTTCTTGTATTTCCAAATGCCTTCTGTAGAATTTCCCAAACCTCCTTGGTTGTACTAGCCTTTGCAATCTTCTCAAATACAACAAGATCAGCACACTGATGAAGAAGACACTTTGCCTTGAAGTCCTTCTTCATAATTGCAgcatcatctttctccttctttgaGATTCCTTCCTTCACAATGCCAAGAATCGCTTCCATCGTCACAACCCATTGATCATAGTTCTTGCCATCAAGAACTGGTAACGCATGTATGAATCCACCAATGTTTGTTGTGGAAGCCATTGTAGCTCCTTCAATCGGGTCCTTAAATCTTAGAGCTCTATAATATCAATTTGTTGGAGAATAAACTCTTTATAtagtgtttttataaaaaaactataacaaTAGAAAACAGAAACTAGTATAAAATTAACACTCTAACCAGTTACTACTAACAATATTCTTACTTATATTTGGATTAAACTCAACATGATATAACTCATGAGAGAGACCGTGTTTGTGAATAATTGGTCATTGTAGATCAAAGAAAGAGAGCATAATCTATTATTCTTGTCCATGTGCTTTCATGTGTAACAAATTGCGCGTTAGAGTTTTTGTTAAACTTGATTTTGAAcgacttttctttctttttacttttttgcttTTTGGTCTCACAACTATaaatcaaaagtcaaaacacgCACAGATCTTGATTGATAGGagtatatcattttataattcGTGAATATTTTCCTCAGAAAATTGTTCATACTGTTGTACATGAAAATTCTCATGTATAAACGAATTCGTGCCCCGGgtggattaattttgtaaagCATGATTGATGAACGACTTTTAATTTTGTAGCACAAAACGTGACTGCAGGTTATATATTTcgtaagaatttaattaaaattacttacataaaacatatttgtttatattgtcataaaaaaatcatatctagaaatattttaaaattaatagtaaagtTGGGTGTACATGTCAGTTATCTCATTTAAAAACTATTTGGTAGAGactaaagaagataaaaaataaataaaatgaacaataaaattttataaaattcacatttttattctctactttaaatcaaaattttcatttttttttctactctaTCAAACATAAACTTAGACTAGCCTTAATTACAAATACTTGCAACTTAAACAGCCGGGTTAAGTTGGCCTGGGTCAGAACATAAATGGGTCAAGTTTTACGGTTCCACATCCGCATCGCATAGCTTGCagcttttgtaaataaataaaaaattattattttagacaaaaagtaaaattatgtaaacacaataaaaatggaaacacataaaaaaatcataatcaatCCAACcatttaaatatcaattttttaagttaGTTTACCAAATAAACCAaccatgaatatatataaaaaaaatcattttattctgaatatatataaaaaataaaacatgtctcaaatttgttttagaaaaggtagattttttttacagaaaaaggtaaattgttaaaaacttcgaaattgatgtatttttaaaacatggcttaaaaaaataatagtagtagtaaaatgaagaaaaaaaataccattaatattttatttgtaatatactaatatttaaCTCTGTCCGACGAGGATACCTAGGAATATAGTTAATGTACTTTCAGGCAGGGTGGACCAACCGTTATGGTTGGGGATCGTTGCTACCAAAACCAAAATCTCGGGACGGATCAATGTCCCAATGCTTGGTATGTCTGATGCCACTTTTTGATTCTATGtctcctcaattttttttttctgattccgTCTATGATTGTTAGATTAGATCAAAAGAATTAGCCGGTTTACTTGGAATGTTTGAATCATTTCTAATAAGATCCGAGTTGGAAGAAAAGACACATGTCTAGAAATTCGACAGATCTTGCATCAAATAGAAgggaaaataattaatcattttcataattttttttagtatttacgTCCTAATTAGTAGTCAATATGATAATTCTACCAATGAGGTTTATAGGTCATGTAAGTAACTGTTTATTATTCAGAAAAATAGGAAtacataacataaaatattaaaaagaatatcagttgaattttcttttgaaaaagtaaaacccatgaaaaactgaaaaaaagacaGCGAAAAGAGTTTGTTATTTCGTTATTAGTCGTTACATAGGTGTTTTTGTTTGGGTACGCTGTCATTTATGAACGTTAAAATTGGGAATCACATTCCGTGTGGGGTCCCACTTTTCTTGACACCCAAATCACAATCCTTGCTGTAATAGATTCATCGTTGAGGTTTTCTCCTTTCCTCCTTTTTGTCCTTTCTTCCCTCTTCACAGGGCATGTATGTACCTTAATTTGCATAGagattttttattctcataCAAAGGTGTTTGGAATAATGTCAAGTATTTCAGTTTTGCCCTCTTTCTCGTGCTTTTTGTCGCTTCTGATCCTTGTTTTTGTGCTTTTTGAATCGTGTTATCTCGAAATTTGACGGTCTTTTAAATTAGGCTATCTGGGTTCTTCTCGTTGTCAATTTTGtatctttcatttttctgtTTAGTTAGTTTTCCATGAAACTAGGTGTTCACAGTTGGTGCTTTTGACGttgttttgaacttttgatGGATTTTTgaattatgtgtttttttttttgcttcttccTCGTTTGATCATTCCATTACATTAATGAATCGGATAAAAgtcattgctttttcttttttagaaagtGGTGGTTTTTTCTATTTGGTTTCGGTTTCTAGTCCTTTTCATTAATGGGGTTGTGAATTGTGAATGACTTTTACGGAAAACATTTGCTTTCAGCATTTATGATCTCTCTACATTTTGAGGTTCTATTTAATTTTCCATGGCTATTCCCGTTTACAACTCCATGCATGGAATTCTGTTTTCTGTAACAATTGGCTCTAAATTCAACATGCTTTAAATTGAAATACACGCAATTTAATTGCTTCTGCCACGACTTTTGTTCATCTATTCTCTCTTTGTTTACCCTTTCCTGAATgaagtttgttgattttatgTCATTTGACTTAGAagtaatttcctttttttgttaatcAAGATAAAGGAACTCCAATGGGGAGGAAAGGGGGTTGGTTTTCTGCAGTGAAGAGAGTTTTTGTTTCATATTCCAAAAAGGAACAGGTTTGTGAATAACATGTGTTACATTACCTTTGACATGAATGGAAGAAAATTACCCTGAAATCAGATAAGATTCCCATGCAaaacaatttgtttttgttcataTAAAACAGAAACAGCATCATCATAAGTCAAAGTTAGGATGTTTTGGGACTCATCACTATGAGGATCTAGAAGGAGCGCCAATTGCCGCTGTTCCTTCACTTCCACCAAGAAAAGACCCCAAACCAATAAGTGAGGCAGAGAATAATGAACAGAGCAAACAAGCCTTTTCTTTGGTTTTGGCCACTGCAGTGGCGGCAGGGGctgctgttgctgctgctgctgcagaGGTTACTCGTCTCACAAACACGCCTCGTTCTAATGGAAAAGCGAATCAAGAAATGACAGCTATCAAGATTCAAACAGCATACCGTGGATATTCGGTATAGACTTTTA includes these proteins:
- the LOC102662800 gene encoding uncharacterized protein isoform X1, giving the protein MTSFFSLWRLLLLDDQEEAVNEESTLLQHEVDPYEEEETLSLSDLPIYSGASISARWGGDFSKEDGKNFVDDDDDNLFEFFSEEFTASSTNYATAENIIFCGKLIPFKDINPPRGDQSNINVQKGITKRSSKGSKSSFAASDYSSSVGKVSLVRSPTKSRWFLFMFGMSKLSITTEMELKDIRNRQSRRRRGPTATMMIPAAPENGKEEVAAVKEKRSSCKGMWKMFRSISMVLGCHSSNKIANDVVKAAFV
- the LOC102662800 gene encoding uncharacterized protein isoform X2 — translated: MQVSTLSTQLASNQEEAVNEESTLLQHEVDPYEEEETLSLSDLPIYSGASISARWGGDFSKEDGKNFVDDDDDNLFEFFSEEFTASSTNYATAENIIFCGKLIPFKDINPPRGDQSNINVQKGITKRSSKGSKSSFAASDYSSSVGKVSLVRSPTKSRWFLFMFGMSKLSITTEMELKDIRNRQSRRRRGPTATMMIPAAPENGKEEVAAVKEKRSSCKGMWKMFRSISMVLGCHSSNKIANDVVKAAFV